From the genome of Nakamurella flavida:
TCAGGCCCAGGGCCTGCAGCGTGGAGTTCACCGGTCCCTCCCCCGACATGACGATCCGCCAGCCGAAGGACCGCACCACCTCGGAGGTGAGCAGCGGGGAGAGCGCGATGGTGAAGACGATCGTGCGACTGGTCCGGCCCGGGGACCGGGCCAGGAACCAGGCCACCGGGTAGGCGAGGACGGCGCAGGTCAGCGACACCCGGACGGCCAGCCCGAGGCTCTCGACCACCGAACCCCACAGGTAGGAAGTGGTGAACACCTCCCGGTACTGGTCCAGGCCCACGCCGGGCAGCGGGTTGTTCAGGGCGTCGGTCGGGCGCAGCGAGAGCACGAGCAGACCGGCCAGCGGGACGACGAACGCCCCGACGAGGAACACCGACGGCACCACCGCGGCCAGCGCCCCGGGATGACGGAATGCCGCCGCCCGGTTCCGGAGGCCGCGCCGGGCCGGGGGTCCCGGCTCGACGGCGGGCACCGGGCGGGCGCCCTGGTGGGTCACCGTCACTTCTCGCCCACCAGGATCGGGGCCGAGTCGGCCCAGCGCACCGCGACCCGGTCGCCCGGGCTCCAGGGGGCGGCACCGGCGGGCGGCGACGCCGAGAGCATGCCGTCGTCGTTGCGGCGGAGGCGGTAGTCGTAGCGCTCGCCGCTGAACCCGACGGAGACCACGGTGGCCAGCGCCTCCCGGGGATCGTCGGCTCCCGGGTCGTGCACGGTGACGGCCTCGGGCCGCAGCGCCACGGTGACCGCCGCACCCGGAGCCGCGTCGGCGGTCAGCACCGTGGGCCGCCCCAGCACGGCCACCCGGCCGGCGTCGTCGACCGTCCCGGACAGCAGGTTGGCCGCCCCGATGAAGTCGGCGGCGAAGGCGGTGCGCGGCGCGCGGTAGAGCTCCTCGGGGGTGCCCTGCTGCTCCAGCACCCCGCCGGCCAGCAGCACGACCCGGTCCGAGGTCGCGAGGGCCTCGGCCTGGTCGTGGGTGACGAAGACCATCGTGGTGCCGACCTGCTGCTGCAGCTCGCGGATCTCGTGGCGCATCTGCCGGCGCAGCTTGGCGTCCAGGTTGGACAGCGGTTCGTCGAGCAGCAGCACCTTGGGCCGGGTGACCAGCGCACGCGCGGTGGCCACCCGCTGCTGCTGCCCACCGGAGAGCTGCTTGGGGTACCGGTCGACGAACTCGCTCAGGCCGACCAACGACAGCACCTCCCGCACCCGTTCGGCCCGTTCGGCGCGCGGCACCTTGCGGGTGGTGAGTCCGTACTCCACGTTCTTGCCCACCGTCATGTGCGGGAACAGCGCGTACTGCTGGAACACCATCCCGGTGTCCCGCTTGTTCGGCGGGACATGGGTGACGTCGCGGTCGTCGATGAAGATCGAGCCGGTCATCGGTTCGTTGAAGCCGGCCAGTGCGGCCAGCAGGGTGGACTTGCCGCACCCGGACGGGCCCAGCACGGACACGAACTCCCCGGCCTCGACGGTGAACTCGTCCAGGTGCAGGACGAGTTCACCGTTGTAGCCCAGCCGGAGGTCCTGGGCGTGGATGCGACCGGATGCCATCAGCCGAAGATCTCCTGCCAGCGGGCCTGCAGATCGGCCAGCTGCGGGGTGATGGTGGCGTAGTCGACCCAGACGAAGTCGTCGTAGGCGCCGGGCCCGCTCTTGATCTGATCGGTGAACGACGCCGGGTAGACGTTGGTGTCGTTGGATGCGGCGTAGTAGGTGCCTTCGGAGAAGGTGGGCTGGTACTGCGCCGAGGCCAGGTAGTCCAGGAAGGCGTAGGCCAGA
Proteins encoded in this window:
- a CDS encoding ABC transporter permease, giving the protein MTHQGARPVPAVEPGPPARRGLRNRAAAFRHPGALAAVVPSVFLVGAFVVPLAGLLVLSLRPTDALNNPLPGVGLDQYREVFTTSYLWGSVVESLGLAVRVSLTCAVLAYPVAWFLARSPGRTSRTIVFTIALSPLLTSEVVRSFGWRIVMSGEGPVNSTLQALGLIDESLPLLRSPWTVFLAVVHVLLPFAIITLTASLTAIDGSLLRASASLGASRIRTFLRVVLPLSAPGLVAGTVLVFSLTMGIYVTPLLVGGANQQLAGLRIQNEAMVSFDQPRAAALSFVLLVVTLLACAAITALGRVWERGNRG
- a CDS encoding ABC transporter ATP-binding protein; amino-acid sequence: MASGRIHAQDLRLGYNGELVLHLDEFTVEAGEFVSVLGPSGCGKSTLLAALAGFNEPMTGSIFIDDRDVTHVPPNKRDTGMVFQQYALFPHMTVGKNVEYGLTTRKVPRAERAERVREVLSLVGLSEFVDRYPKQLSGGQQQRVATARALVTRPKVLLLDEPLSNLDAKLRRQMRHEIRELQQQVGTTMVFVTHDQAEALATSDRVVLLAGGVLEQQGTPEELYRAPRTAFAADFIGAANLLSGTVDDAGRVAVLGRPTVLTADAAPGAAVTVALRPEAVTVHDPGADDPREALATVVSVGFSGERYDYRLRRNDDGMLSASPPAGAAPWSPGDRVAVRWADSAPILVGEK